The Mugil cephalus isolate CIBA_MC_2020 chromosome 19, CIBA_Mcephalus_1.1, whole genome shotgun sequence genome has a window encoding:
- the LOC124996201 gene encoding uncharacterized protein LOC124996201 — translation MEVPPCGFNPERHWTDEKERALIAFFSKNSCLWNYKSEGYKNRQLRWKTLERLRFLLSSHPPPVPFTVEDIKNKFKNLRTTFQRQYKMVIASKACNSDDVFVPQWKYYQQLMFLQGCWDQDDGTDEPPLSPLMVPQEENEPVHTSPGLIISFLPTTSAPSTSIPTSSCISSNVVVKCFWTEERERALISFYSEHSCLWNKKSENHNNRQLRLRLLESLRSKLSDHSVSFSVEHIKCKFKNLRTIFNREYKAVQASRATDKLYVSKWKHYQQLLFLCESCDEDDSPEDLQIVMPQEDNDLEQGNQIHSSNLSSFSSSSTQTNKLHDSSALLSTSQSDTKTNSSAAYQVFLSASPDMLTLASQTLPASPSCPLQDTKPSTNPSPSVLSSTSSVQADGRLSTDSRCLWSEAKVQQLISFYSDHSCLWNHKSEGYRNRLLRQRLLETLSSLLSHNEPIPFTVEDIKTKFRNLRTIFQREHKAVSSNKTCGSEDFYLPKWKHYRELMFLCDSCDEDGPEELHFQEPPESRLLHLDSRASPSSLHYPAVNQTPRANITTQRLEAPPSPTPPDSQRSSPSSSPSPSTSSSHADSRLVGRKRAGHRATPTTNEVVDFMRTFCQNQTVSPHAGFLKYVEECLNETPPDKVKKLKKKIIETIHSVSEDN, via the exons ATGGAGGTTCCTCCGTGTGGATTCAATCCGGAGAGACACTGGACTGACGAGAAAGAGAGGGCGCTCATAGCCTTTTTCTCCA AGAACAGTTGTCTGTGGAACTACAAGTCAGAGGGCTACAAGAACCGACAGCTTCGATGGAAAACACTGGAACGCCTGAGATTCCTTCTGTCTTCTCACCCCCCTCCTGTTCCTTTCACAG TGGAAGACATCAAGAACAAGTTCAAAAACCTACGTACCACTTTTCAGCGTCAGTACAAAATGGTTATAGCAAGCAAGGCATGTAATTCGGACGATGTGTTCGTGCCACAGTGGAAGTACTACCAGCAACTGATGTTTCTGCAGGGCTGCTGGGACCAGGATGACGGCACTGACGAGCCACCGCTCTCTCCACTGATGGTTCCACAGGAGGAGAATGAGCCTGTCCACACCTCCCCAGGACTGATCATCTCGTTCCTCCCCACCACATCCGCCCCCTCCACTTCCATCCCCACCTCCTCTTGCATCTCTTCTAATGTTGTGGTTAAATGTTTCTGGACTGAGGAGAGGGAGCGAGCACTAATATCTTTCTACTCAG AGCACAGCTGTCTGTGGAACAAGAAGTCTGAAAACCACAACAACCGTCAGCTCAGACTAAGGCTGCTGGAGAGTCTGAGGAGCAAGCTGTCCGACCACTCGGTGTCTTTCTCAG TTGAACACATAAAGTGCAAGTTCAAGAACCTTCGGACCATTTTTAACCGTGAATACAAGGCAGTCCAGGCTAGCAGGGCCACAGACAAACTCTACGTATCCAAATGGAAACACTACCAGCAACTGCTCTTCCTCTGCGAGTCCTGCGATGAAGATGACAGCCCTGAAGACCTGCAGATAGTGATGCCACAAGAAGACAATGACCTGGAACAAGGGAACCAGATTCACTCCTCTAACCTGAGCAGCTTCTCATCTAGCTCCACCCAGACCAACAAACTCCACGACAGCTCTGCTCTTTTGAGCACCAGCCAGAGCGATACCAAAACCAACAGCAGTGCTGCATACCAAGTCTTCCTCTCTGCATCTCCAGATATGCTCACTCTAGCCAGTCAAACGCTCCCAGCCTCTCCATCCTGTCCACTGCAAGACACTAAACCATCCACAAACCCCTCCCCTTCAGTATTGTCCTCAACTAGTTCTGTTCAGGCAGACGGCAGACTGAGCACAGACTCCCGCTGCCTCTGGAGCGAAGCCAAAGTTCAGCAGCTCATATCATTTTACTCCG ATCACAGCTGTTTGTGGAACCACAAATCAGAGGGCTACAGGAACCGTCTGTTAAGACAGAGACTGTTGGAGACGCTGAGCAGCCTCCTGTCACACAACGAACCCATCCCATTCACAG TTGAAGACATAAAGACAAAGTTCAGGAACTTGCGAACCATATTCCAACGTGAGCACAAGGCTGTGAGCTCCAACAAAACGTGTGGTTCAGAGGATTTTTACCTCCCGAAGTGGAAACACTACCGCGAGCTCATGTTCCTCTGCGACTCATGTGACGAGGACGGGCCCGAGGAGCTTCACTTCCAGGAACCACCGGAGTCACGCCTCCTCCACCTGGACAGCCGagcctctccctcctccctgcactATCCTGCTGTCAACCAAACACCTAGAGCGaacatcacaacacaaagacTCGAAGCCCCGCCCTCACCGACTCCCCCAGACTCCCAACGCTCGTCCCCCTCCTCGTCCCCGTCcccctccacgtcctcctctcATGCCGACAGCAGACTGGTGGGGCGCAAACGTGCAGGCCACCGGGCGACGCCCACCACCAATGAGGTGGTGGACTTCATGAGGACGTTCTGTCAAAACCAAACCGTGTCGCCTCATGCAGGGTTCCTGAAGTACGTGGAGGAGTGTTTGAATGAGACACCACCAGACAAGGTgaagaaactgaagaagaaaataattgagaCCATCCATAGCGTGTCAGAGGATAATTAG
- the zmp:0000001301 gene encoding rab9 effector protein with kelch motifs, with the protein MALASGHWLEKEIRGEEPSPRHGHALAVAGNVVFVFGGACTISQEEDIPVYFNDFYMLTVTPDYVTWEEIPQNGEVPSAREGHTLCVVKGKLYLFGGVSSPDATECLPGVYSFDIVSLTWECLEVGGVALRALRHSSVAAVDNIYVYGGTVDRNPTDDLMVFNTVSLTWTPVKTSGSLPPRLWGQSFALVGDQVFMFGGYGAGGDFCKDLYVLTTENLMWQKWEVRGESPVACIGHTLTAHHDKDIYLFGGKVTSEDGTVTSSNEIHKLSIAKMKWKLPLYVGIPPSRRHGHTSFILHSHLYVFGGRDEEQDFNDLKVMKLINPSERQPVMKEILSEFGLQGVSHSFTPTKVPNVRYDLSEYAPSMQTRNAAANSQVCVHRDFSAVREQAMTMIQTAFTLLDQEFQKLDREKSELSKAAAALQREKEAHEAHRQQQQQELQEMLDRHRSQNEAWLRARAEENDRERRELCRLREEVLQEQDRLKEEQSNVQKRSEHLLSIMQQFKGM; encoded by the exons ATGGCATTAGCCAGTGGTCACTGGCTGGAGAAAGAGATCAGGGGAGAAGAGCCAAGTCCCAG ACATGGCCACGCCTTAGCTGTTGCAGGAAATGTCGTCTTTGTTTTTGGTGGAGCCTGTACTATCAGCCAAGAG gaGGACATTCCTGTTTACTTTAACGACTTCTACATGTTAACAG TTACCCCTGATTATGTGACGTGGGAGGAGATCCCTCAGAATGGAGAAGTTCCTTCCGCCAGAGAAGGACACACCCTCTG TGTTGTGAAAGGGAAACTGTATCTGTTTGGAGGAGTGTCCAGCCCTGATGCAACCGAATGTCTCCCAGGGGTCTACAGCTTTGACATAG TGTCTCTGACCTGGGAATGCTTAGAAGTTGGGGGTGTGGCCCTCAGAGCACTGAGACACAgctctgttgctgctgttgacaACATCTACGTGTATGGAGGCACTGTGGACAGGAATCCAACTGACGACCTCATGGTCTTTAACACAG tgTCTCTCACGTGGACGCCAGTTAAAACGAGTGGATCGCTACCTCCTCGCCT ATGGGGTCAGAGTTTTGCTCTGGTTGGTGATCAGGTGTTTATGTTTGGAGGTtatggagcaggaggagactTCTGTAAAGACCTGTATGTTCTCACTACAG AGAACCTCATGTGGCAGAAATGGGAGGTGAGAGGAGAATCGCCTGTAGCCTGCATCGGGCACACACTGACTGCACACCATGATAAG GACATCTACCTGTTTGGTGGCAAAGTCACAAGTGAGGATGGCACGGTGACATCATCCAATGAAATCCACAAACTCAGCATTG CTAAGATGAAGTGGAAGCTTCCCCTATATGTTGGGATACCTCCGAGCCGTCGTCATGGGCACACTTCCTTCATCCTCCACAGCCAT CTGTATGTGtttggagggagggatgaagagCAGGATTTTAATGATCTGAAGGTGATGAAACTCATTAACCCTTCAGAGAGACAACCAG TGATGAAGGAAATTCTGTCTGAGTTTGGCCTCCAAGGAGTCAGCCACAG cttcactcccacaaagGTTCCCAATGTTCGCTATGACCTCAGTGAATACGCCCCATCCATGCAGACTAGGAATGCAGCAGCTAATTCACAG gtgtgtgttcaCAGAGACTTCAGTGCAGTACGAGAGCAGGCAATGACAATGATTCAAACAGCTTTCACTCTGCTGGACCAGGAGTTCCAGAAACTGGATCG agaGAAATCTGAGTTGtctaaagctgctgctgctctgcaaagagagaaagaagctCATGAGGCTCAcagacaacaacagcaacag gagctgcaggagatgCTGGACCGGCATCGCTCTCAGAATGAGGCCTGGCTCCGAGCGAGAGCTGAGGAGAACGACCGTGAGAGGAGGGAGCTCTGCAGACTCAGA GAGGAGGTGTTGCAAGAGCAAGACAGGCTGAAGGAAGAGCAGAGCAACGTCCAGAAACGCAGTGAACATCTGCTGTCCATCATGCAGCAGTTCAAAGGGATgtga
- the mfsd14ba gene encoding hippocampus abundant transcript 1 protein isoform X1 has product MAGEPPATTGRVVLVKKIVMKDGAPLQQGIGRPSVYHAVVVIFLEFFAWGLLTTPMLTVLHETFPQHTFLMNGLIQGVKGLLSFMSAPLIGALSDVWGRRSFLLVTVFFTCAPIPLMRLSPWWYFAMISMSGAFSVTFSVIFAYVADVTDERERSTAYGLVSATFAASLVTSPAIGAYLSAWYGDNLVVLLATLIALADICFILLAVPESLPDKMRLNTWGAPISWEQADPFASLRKVGQDPTVLLICITVFLSYLPEAGQYSSFFLYLRQVINFSSTTIAVFIGVVGILSIVAQTLLLTLLMRTLGNKNTVLLGLGFQILQLAWYGFGSEPWMMWAAGAVAAMSSITFPAVSALVSQSADSDKQGVVQGMITGIRGLCNGLGPALYGFIFFLFNVELNTMDPIQGDFNIDPLPLQSPTERALIPGPPFLLGACTVVIAFLVALFIPEKPSCSSSSSQLSLNDKPHPDSKESMSSLAGVHINTPLPGSDEESPPAASDEDFEPLLHDSIV; this is encoded by the exons ATGGCAGGCGAGCCGCCGGCGACCACCGGCCGAGTGGTGCTGGTCAAAAAGATCGTCATGAAGGACGGAGCACCG CTCCAGCAGGGTATCGGCAGGCCCAGCGTGTATCATGCAGTGGTGGTGATCTTCCTGGAGTTCTTCGCCTGGGGTCTGCTCACCACGCCAATGCTTACT GTTTTACATGAAACGTTTCCCCAGCACACGTTCCTGATGAATGGACTCATTCAGGGTGTGAAG GGTCTGCTGTCATTCATGTCTGCTCCTCTGATTGGTGCTTTATCGGATGTATGGGGCAGGCGGTCCTTCCTGCTGGTCACCGTCTTCTTCACCTGTGCTCCAATCCCTCTGATGAGGCTCAGCCCCTG GTGGTACTTTGCCATGATCTCCATGTCTGGGGCCTTCTCTGTTACTTTCTCAGTCATCTTTGCCTACGTTGCTGATGTGACAGACGAAAGAGAGAGGAGTACTGCTTACGGTCTG GTGTCGGCAACCTTTGCAGCCAGCCTGGTGACGAGTCCAGCCATCGGAGCGTACTTGTCGGCCTGGTACGGGGACAATCTGGTAGTTCTGCTGGCCACACTGATCGCGCTGGCCGACATCTGCTTCATCCTGCTGGCTGTGCCTGAGTCACTGCCAGACAAGATGAGGCTCAACACCTGGGGAGCGCCGATATCCTGGGAGCAGGCTGATCCATTCGCT TCTCTGAGAAAGGTGGGTCAGGACCCCACAGTCTTGCTGATCTGTATCACTGTGTTCCTGTCTTACCTGCCAGAAGCTGGGCAGTATTCCAGCTTCTTCCTCTATCTGAGACAG GTCATAAACTTCTCCTCCACAACTATCGCTGTTTTCATTGGAGTTGTGGGCATTCTGTCTATTGTAGCACAG ACTCTcttgctcactctgctgatGAGGACTCTGggcaataaaaacactgttctGTTGGGTTTGGGCTTCCAGATCCTTCAGCTGGCCTGGTACGGCTTTGGATCAGAGCCATG GATGATGTGGGCGGCTGGTGCTGTTGCAGCAATGTCCTCCATCACCTTCCCAGCAGTCTCTGCTCTGGTGTCACAGTCTGCTGACTCTGATAAACAAG GTGTGGTCCAGGGGATGATCACAGGGATCAGAGGTCTGTGTAATGGTCTGGGTCCAGCTCTGTACGgattcatcttcttcctctttaacGTGGAGCTGAACACCATGGACCCCATTCAGGGAGACTTCAACATCGACCCCCTGCCTCTGCAGAGTCCCACTGAG CGAGCTCTCATCCCGGGGCCGCCCTTCCTCCTGGGGGCCTGTACAGTGGTCATCGCCTTCCTCGTTGCTCTCTTCATCCCCGAGAAACCCTCatgctcttcctcttcctcccagcTTTCCCTCAATGACAAGCCCCACCCAGACAGCAAAGAGTCCATGTCCTCATTGGCTGGCGTCCATATCAATACGCCCCTTCCAGGCAGCGATGAGGAGAGCCCTCCAGCCGCCAGTGACGAGGACTTTGAGCCGCTGCTGCACGACAGTATCGTTTGA
- the mfsd14ba gene encoding hippocampus abundant transcript 1 protein isoform X2, producing the protein MLTVLHETFPQHTFLMNGLIQGVKGLLSFMSAPLIGALSDVWGRRSFLLVTVFFTCAPIPLMRLSPWWYFAMISMSGAFSVTFSVIFAYVADVTDERERSTAYGLVSATFAASLVTSPAIGAYLSAWYGDNLVVLLATLIALADICFILLAVPESLPDKMRLNTWGAPISWEQADPFASLRKVGQDPTVLLICITVFLSYLPEAGQYSSFFLYLRQVINFSSTTIAVFIGVVGILSIVAQTLLLTLLMRTLGNKNTVLLGLGFQILQLAWYGFGSEPWMMWAAGAVAAMSSITFPAVSALVSQSADSDKQGVVQGMITGIRGLCNGLGPALYGFIFFLFNVELNTMDPIQGDFNIDPLPLQSPTERALIPGPPFLLGACTVVIAFLVALFIPEKPSCSSSSSQLSLNDKPHPDSKESMSSLAGVHINTPLPGSDEESPPAASDEDFEPLLHDSIV; encoded by the exons ATGCTTACT GTTTTACATGAAACGTTTCCCCAGCACACGTTCCTGATGAATGGACTCATTCAGGGTGTGAAG GGTCTGCTGTCATTCATGTCTGCTCCTCTGATTGGTGCTTTATCGGATGTATGGGGCAGGCGGTCCTTCCTGCTGGTCACCGTCTTCTTCACCTGTGCTCCAATCCCTCTGATGAGGCTCAGCCCCTG GTGGTACTTTGCCATGATCTCCATGTCTGGGGCCTTCTCTGTTACTTTCTCAGTCATCTTTGCCTACGTTGCTGATGTGACAGACGAAAGAGAGAGGAGTACTGCTTACGGTCTG GTGTCGGCAACCTTTGCAGCCAGCCTGGTGACGAGTCCAGCCATCGGAGCGTACTTGTCGGCCTGGTACGGGGACAATCTGGTAGTTCTGCTGGCCACACTGATCGCGCTGGCCGACATCTGCTTCATCCTGCTGGCTGTGCCTGAGTCACTGCCAGACAAGATGAGGCTCAACACCTGGGGAGCGCCGATATCCTGGGAGCAGGCTGATCCATTCGCT TCTCTGAGAAAGGTGGGTCAGGACCCCACAGTCTTGCTGATCTGTATCACTGTGTTCCTGTCTTACCTGCCAGAAGCTGGGCAGTATTCCAGCTTCTTCCTCTATCTGAGACAG GTCATAAACTTCTCCTCCACAACTATCGCTGTTTTCATTGGAGTTGTGGGCATTCTGTCTATTGTAGCACAG ACTCTcttgctcactctgctgatGAGGACTCTGggcaataaaaacactgttctGTTGGGTTTGGGCTTCCAGATCCTTCAGCTGGCCTGGTACGGCTTTGGATCAGAGCCATG GATGATGTGGGCGGCTGGTGCTGTTGCAGCAATGTCCTCCATCACCTTCCCAGCAGTCTCTGCTCTGGTGTCACAGTCTGCTGACTCTGATAAACAAG GTGTGGTCCAGGGGATGATCACAGGGATCAGAGGTCTGTGTAATGGTCTGGGTCCAGCTCTGTACGgattcatcttcttcctctttaacGTGGAGCTGAACACCATGGACCCCATTCAGGGAGACTTCAACATCGACCCCCTGCCTCTGCAGAGTCCCACTGAG CGAGCTCTCATCCCGGGGCCGCCCTTCCTCCTGGGGGCCTGTACAGTGGTCATCGCCTTCCTCGTTGCTCTCTTCATCCCCGAGAAACCCTCatgctcttcctcttcctcccagcTTTCCCTCAATGACAAGCCCCACCCAGACAGCAAAGAGTCCATGTCCTCATTGGCTGGCGTCCATATCAATACGCCCCTTCCAGGCAGCGATGAGGAGAGCCCTCCAGCCGCCAGTGACGAGGACTTTGAGCCGCTGCTGCACGACAGTATCGTTTGA